In Aspergillus oryzae RIB40 DNA, chromosome 6, one genomic interval encodes:
- a CDS encoding uncharacterized protein (predicted protein): MVYTCNRLWECQPGDRRMTDQRQSTPSYGARFRGLCRGPSLPTTWATKKSASAVSVNSSLDGMYNTAPDTPSPVYPDRLIRPLPKRTLRSRLSSEAAESIFYPPAPPATHLFYGTCTDNGDAVNESKVYVQQCDGPEQTPERDHHHPYENGFDAESGDEDGPVVVRRSAGFRESSSSPTMPPGHPGNGPRTQIKSSSAGPDGYDAFENTNNKKKRKIPTPGTLAGHHSTLSPEFSSMGLASSAPTSGEGSHVSTFYGTGSPASPVSNGLSGAGRGRLGRHGARSSTGRASLSLHTQVSWPQARTSGRRDGVLSSPGM, from the exons ATGGTATATACTTGT aatagacTTTGGGAGTGTCAGCCGGGGGATCGGCGAATGACAGACCAGCGTCAAAGTACCCCTAGTTATGGGGCTAGATT TCGGGGTTTGTGCCGGGGTCCTTCCTTACCGACAACTTGGGCTACCAAAAAGTCTGCTTCGGCGGTGTCGGTAAATAGTTCCCTTG ATGGGATGTATAACACAGCCCCAGATACTCCGTCGCCTGTCTATCCGGATAGGCTGATCCGTCCCCTTCCCAAGCGTACTCTTCGCTCTCGGCTGTCTTCCGAGGCGGCCGAGTCCATCTTCTACCCCCCGGCTCCCCCAGCGACCCACCTGTTCTACGGAACGTGTACGGATAATGGAGATGCTGTGAATGAATCTAAAGTGTATGTACAGCAGTGTGACGGCCCTGAACAGACCCCTGAGcgcgaccaccaccacccttATGAGAACGGTTTTGATGCGGAGAGCGGCGACGAAGATGGCCCGGTGGTTGTGCGCCGCAGTGCCGGCTTTCGTGAATCGTCCTCGTCCCCAACGATGCCACCAGGGCACCCGGGTAACGGACCACGGACTCAAATCAAGTCATCCTCGGCAGGTCCCGACGGTTATGATGCCTTTGAGAACACTAACAATAAGAAGAAACGCAAGATCCCCACGCCGGGAACTCTAGCGGGTCATCACTCCACACTCTCGCCTGAATTCTCCAGCATGGGTCTTGCGAGCTCCGCACCTACATCAGGGGAAGGAAGTCATGTGAGTACTTTCTACGGCACTGGAAGCCCTGCATCCCCTGTGTCCAACGGTCTTTCCGGTGCGGGGAGAGGGCGTCTCGGGCGTCATGGCGCTCGTAGTAGCACAGGCAGGGCTTCGTTGTCTCTCCATACTCAGGTCAGTTGGCCACAAGCTCGGACGTCAGGTCGCCGCGACGGGGTTCTGTCTTCACCAGGTATGTAG
- a CDS encoding putative transcriptional regulator (Cti6) (PHD Zn-finger proteins), translating to MTPRRSSRARTSQPSPAILQHTNSSSSSASLTRERSTRSNAKNPSPQGSSGHRSQSIDDADAAKLDFPQTRQRQRARGDEEIDKIAEVEEEEGEEDEEEEITRCLCGQQEYPGLPPSRRDLLGRNGMHGRVKDDPILNFSADSSDLMSDEIGSMFIQCDQCKVWQHGGCVGIMDEAMSPDEYFCEECRKDLHRIKNESNGQYSSQYLPVAPPSPASSSRDSSRDNSKRTKDSKSRQNDPSNPKRRSTMNSRDAAYDEEEQIRRAIEESKEETKPASEEIAARRGKRSRSDSEAHKQAAKRQRTSSPSPGATSNKQSNPVSQPASEDEKAKAATNGTRRQRAASRSQHNKETKDVEEPEAEQPDATNRRKGRSDRRKGDGTDSDHEAVSPTKTVATNLEPPQPSPDTTAPAPEPAPSRPSTRKSGRPPARRGGRVGRNQYTRDRDVNGNGDSSFMMNSPRRGQSHDTNGDSPRVGGANGTYLNGSESGKPSRPRYVNQRTTMNEMKRRVAAILEFISRMQVEMASAGESTTPPGVNSDRLNGILMKAVSEQLENAMASTVSEADSGTATTDGENGAVSTEKEFKDLSSVEMMDVLTRHLLKWQQEYGKFGER from the exons ATGACTCCTCGTCGCTCCTCTCGTGCCCGTACCTCCCAACCCTCACCCGCAATTCTTCAACACACGAATTCCTCGAGTTCTTCCGCCTCATTGACTCGTGAGAGAAGTACTCGTTCCAACGCTAAGAATCCATCCCCTCAGGGGTCGTCCGGCCACCGCTCCCAATCCATCGACGATGCCGACGCCGCCAAACTTGACTTCCCACAAACAAGGCAGCGCCAGCGCGCCCGGGGAGACGAAGAAATAGATAAGATtgctgaggtggaggaagaggagggcgaagaagatgaggaggaagaaattaCCAGGTGCCTCTGTGGCCAACAGGAATACCCAGGCCTGCCCCCTTCTCGTCGGGACCTCCTCGGTCGTAATGGTATGCATGGGAGAGTTAAAGATGACCCCATCCTGAACTTCTCTGCAGACTCGTCGGACTTAATGTCCGATGAGATCGGAAGTATGTTCATTCAGTGTGATCAATGTAAGGTTTGGCAGCATGGTGGCTGTGTCGGAATCATGGACGAGGCCATGAGCCCCGATGAATATTTCTGTGAAGAATGCCGCAAAGATCTTCACAGAATTAAGAACGAGTCAAATGG GCAATACTCGTCTCAGTATCTTCCGGTTGCCCCGCCATCccctgcttcttcctctcgaGACTCGTCCCGCGATAATTCTAAGCGGACGAAAGATTCTAAATCACGACAAAATGATCCATCCAATCCTAAGCGTCGGTCGACGATGAACAGCCGTGACGCTGCttatgatgaagaagagcagatTCGTCGTGCAATCGAGGAAAGCAAGGAAGAAACCAAGCCAGCTTCAGAAGAGATTGCAGCCcggagagggaaaagaagccGAAGTGATAGTGAAGC TCACAAACAGGCGGCGAAGCGACAGCGCACAAGCTCACCTTCGCCCGGTGCTACTTCGAATAAACAAAGTAATCCGGTATCCCAGCCCGCATCAGAAgacgaaaaggccaaggctgccaCAAACGGGACTCGAAGACAGCGAGCTGCATCCCGGAGCCAGCATAACAAGGAAACCAAAGATGTCGAGGAGCCTGAGGCCGAACAGCCTGATGCGACAAACCGTAGAAAGGGAAGGTCAGATCGACGGAAAGGTGACG GAACGGACTCTGACCACGAAGCGGTTTCGCCAACCAAAACAGTTGCGACTAATCTAgaaccaccacaaccaagtcCAGACACAACAGCGCCTGCCCCCGAACCTGCACCTTCCCGTCCATCTACACGAAAATCCGGCCGGCCGCCCGCACGCCGTGGTGGGCGAGTGGGCCGCAATCAATATACTAGAGACCGTGATGTCAATGGCAATGGAGACTCAAGCTTCATGATGAATTCCCCGCGGCGCGGACAGTCCCATGACACTAACGGAGATTCACCTAGAGTGGGTGGAGCCAATGGGACATATCTGAACGGCAGTGAGTCAGGGAAACCTAGCCGACCCCGATATGTGAACCAACGAACTACTATGAATGAAATGAAGAGACGCGTTGCCGCCATTTTGGAATTCATCTCCAGGATGCAAGTGGAAATGGCCTCCGCCGGTGAGAGTACTACTCCTCCGGGGGTTAATAGTGACCGGCTTAACGGCATCCTCATGAAGGCTGTGAGTGAGCAGCTGGAGAATGCCATGGCGTCGACGGTCAGCGAAGCAGACTCAGGTACAGCTACGACCGATGGTGAAAATGGAGCCGTATCGACAGAAAAGGAATTCAAGGACTTAAGCAGTGTTGAGATGATGGATGTGCTCACACGGCACCTCCTCAAGTGGCAGCAAGAGTATGGGAAATTCGGCGAGAGGTGA
- a CDS encoding uncharacterized protein (predicted protein), with translation MEDINQSIPKPKTVFVKGKNTKRRPVIMRRKSSQTSSSTSTRTQSPQRTSKLLTLGARTKPSKQEDSSDSEAEAVHIEHVVPREKSSDTTDKPPELPPEFLRSLKEILTNEEPVPQNSKSTPPKWGFVTTDDWTHYDVRYLSAENYEQPSSESLVDKGFRSRFTEQVGLEKEYLAKSVGASSRDGLLQFLQSRSFEIKASDASHAPPDSTVDTSATSTGIPIPTPNTDSSTTLSTNSPSRATFGGFPTLLTPFSLTRGRSQLSLLIEEHRKSQPAESNPVGSDEQE, from the exons ATGGAAGATATCAACCAATCGATACCAAAGCCCAAGACCGTGTTTGTAAAAGGGAAGAACACCAAGCGTCGGCCGGTGATCATGCGACGCAAATCATCGCAAACATCTTCCAGTACAAGTACCCGTACCCAAAGCCCACAACGGACTTCGAAACTACTAACCCTGGGAGCTCGGACAAAACCATCCAAGCAGGAAGATTCCAGTGATTCTGAAGCTGAGGCAGTGCACATAGAGC ATGTCGTACCTCGTGAGAAAAGTAGTGATACGACCGACAAGCCACCCGAGCTGCCACCAGAGTTTCTACGCAGCCTGAAAGAAATCCTCACCAATGAAGAACCAGTCCCGCAGAATAGCAAATCGACTCCTCCAAAATGGGGCTTTGTTACCACGGACGATTGGACCCACTACGATGTAAGATATCTATCGGCGGAGAACTATGAACAGCCGTCATCAGAGTCGCTGGTTGATAAGGGCTTTCGTTCCCGCTTCACGGAGCAAGTTGGCTTGGAGAAAGAGTACCTGGCCAAGTCCGTGGGAGCGAGCTCGAGAGACGGACTACTGCAGTTTCTTCAATCTAGATCTTTCGAAATCAAGGCCAGTGATGCATCTCATGCCCCGCCGGACTCGACTGTAGATACATCCGCCACGAGCACCGGCATCCCCATCCCGACACCAAACACTGATAGCTCTACAACCTTGTCTACTAACAGCCCTAGTCGGGCGACTTTTGGAGGCTTCCCAACTCTATTAACACCCTTCTCATTGACGCGCGGACGCAGTCAGCTTAGTCTGCTCATTGAAGAGCATCGAAAAAGCCAACCTGCAGAAAGTAACCCAGTGGGCAGTGACGAACAGGAGTGA
- a CDS encoding uncharacterized protein (predicted protein) has product MDQQGQSSHRAPGAEPTTVGKKKKRSPGSIYALAARQRKIQQQYANLHHPPSMEDIWICEFCEYESIFGRPPEALIRQYEIKDRKERKRLAEKKRLLEKAKMKGRKNKKATKNVTKNAAAQPAAYDQGYDRASVDHSSMGGTGLHDDDYIANEDDEESVSAPPAPPATPTLGFCMIAF; this is encoded by the exons ATGGATCAGCAAGGACAATCATCACACCGAGCTCCAGGGGCAGAGCCGACAACCGTgggtaaaaagaagaagcggtcACCTGGGAGTATATACGCCCTGGCTGCACGCCAGCGAAAGATCCAGCAGCAGTACGCTAACCTTCATCACCCACCGAGCATGGAAGATATCTGGATTTGTGAGTTCTGCGAATATGAGAGTATCTTTGGCCGTCCCCCGGAGGCTCTTATTCGGCAGTACGAGATCAAGGATCGCAAGGAGCGGAAGCGAttggcagagaagaagagactactagagaaagcgaagatGAAAGGtcggaagaacaagaaggcgACGAAGAACGTGACGAAGAATGCGGCGGCTCAACCAGCGGCATATGATCAGGGATACGACCGGGCGTCTGTCGATCATTCCTCCATGGGTGGGACAGGACTACATGACGATGATTATATAGCaaatgaagacgacgaggaatCAGTTTCTGCGCCCCCGGCGCCACCTGCAACCCCGAC TCTTGGTTTTTGCATGATCGCATTTTAG
- a CDS encoding uncharacterized protein (predicted protein) translates to MWWMLLFKAFKIGNKAYKTHKNKNGNDDTLNPNSINLSSTITTPPPPPPPLKTRLKAHIQLLLHFLQLVFGLTVVGLYGRDVRAAHKNGDAQNAKWVYALVTGVLGAGTGLVYLGYGVVMMKMGKLGRERMVVGSLGRLGWGFVLVVLWLVVFGVFGGLYIGVYGEGSEEEVEKTKRMRHAVWVDLVNLVFWVAGMVIEGLRWWKLRGGPGAGGDLEKGEKEVAPA, encoded by the coding sequence ATGTGGTGGATGCTCCTCTTCAAAGCCTTCAAAATCGGCAACAAAGCCTACAAAAcccacaaaaacaaaaacggCAATGACGACaccctcaaccccaactccATCAACCTCAGCAGCACAATCACCACCCCACCCCCACCTCCCCCACCCCTCAAGACCCGCCTAAAAGCCCACATCCAGCTCCTGCTGCACTTCCTGCAGCTGGTCTTCGGGCTTACTGTCGTGGGGCTGTATGGGCGGGACGTGCGCGCGGCGCATAAGAATGGGGATGCGCAGAATGCGAAGTGGGTGTATGCGCTTGTTACTGGGGTTCTTGGGGCCGGGACGGGGCTGGTGTATCTTGGGTATGGGGTTGTtatgatgaagatggggaagttggggagggagaggatggtgGTGGGTTCTTtggggaggttggggtggGGTTttgtgttggttgttttgtggttggttgtttttggggTGTTTGGGGGGTTGTATATTGGGGTTTATGGGGAAGggtcggaggaggaggtggagaagacgaagaggatgaggcaTGCTGTTTGGGTGGATTTGGTCAAtttggtgttttgggttgcGGGGATGGTTATTGAGGGATTGAGATGGTGGAAGTTACGGGGGGGACCGGGGGCTGGTGGTGatctggagaagggggagaaggaggttgctCCTGCTTAA
- a CDS encoding uncharacterized protein (predicted protein) — MGSWVSRRKFASRGRAKAGKKADRPAANEDSGMASNPSPVTVPVTHSVLLAFRFSLSSLDFSLARSLFSQKASPHPSDYVVLGFGASSLSLLLDLLILLSQLPAPLPFSNALLLFLCIIFSFLYESLSTPSYLLACDSLPTGSVCSTSPFADSL; from the coding sequence ATGGGCTCATGGGTGTCGCGTCGAAAGTTCGCATCGCGAGGAAGAGCGAAAGCGGGGAAAAAGGCGGACCGGCCGGCAGCCAATGAAGACTCAGGCATGGCAAGCAATCCGTCGCCCGTAACCGTTCCCGTCACTCACTCAGTCTTGCTCGCTTTCCGCTTCTCGCTCTCCTCACTCGATTTCTCTCTCGCTCGCTCGCTTTTCTCACAAAAAGCTTCCCCCCACCCTTCAGACTATGTAGTCCTCGGCTTTGGTGCGAGCTCGCTGTCGCTGCTTTtggatcttctcatccttttGTCTCAATTGccagctcctcttcctttctctaACGcacttttgcttttcctctgcATCATTTTTTCATTCTTGTACGAGTCGCTTTCAACTCCCAGCTATCTACTCGCGTGCGACAGCTTGCCCACGGGCAGCGTCTGCTCGACATCGCCCTTTGCCGACTCACTATAG
- the hexA gene encoding putative Woronin body protein HexA (predicted protein) produces the protein MGYYDDDVSRDGAHHAVRVVEPRSSGRRSADTVPIPCNFIRIGDILILQGRPCQVIRISVSPQTGQHRYLGVDLFTRQLQEESSFVSNPSPSVVVQTMIGPVYKTYRILDIRDNQIVAMTETGDVKQGIPVVPQGELFSKIKAAFEDGHGSVRALVINDGGRELVVDYKVIQSSRL, from the exons ATGGGATACTACGACGACGACG TTTCCCGTGACGGTGCCCACCACGCCGTCCGCGTCGTTGAGCCCCGCAGCAGCGGTCGCAGAAGCGCCGACACCGTGCCCATTCCCTGCAACTTCATTCGCATCGGCGACATCTTGATCCTCCAGGGCCGTCCCTGCCAGGTCATCCGTATCTCCGTGTCGCCCCAGACCGGCCAGCACCGCTACCTCGGTGTCGATCTCTTCACCCGCCAACTGCAGGAGGAGTCCAGCTTCGTCTCCAACCCCTCTCCCTCCGTTGTTGTCCAGACCATGATTGGCCCTGTCTACAAGACCTACCGCATCCTCGACATCCGTGATAACCAGATCGTCGCCATGACCGAGACCGGTGATGTCAAGCAGGGCATCCCAGTTGTTCCTCAGGGCGAACTCTTCAGCAAGATCAAGGCAGCCTTCGAGGACGGACACGGCAGCGTCCGTGCTCTGGTCATCAACGATGGTGGTCGTGAGCTCGTTGTGGACTACAAGGTTATCCAGTCTTCCCGTCTGTAG
- a CDS encoding transposase (predicted protein), whose translation MKTVYEALRRLINVIGGAGRQARVFNIPRTTLQRRLSGYTFRTDTRANSHKMTSSEEESLKEWILSLDKRGAPPRPAHVREMANILLSKRDTTSPSTTVGEKWVYNFTKRTPELKACFARRYNYQRAKVNEAIQKYGIASSDIYNFDETGFAMGLIAAAKPGNREWVTAIECISSNGWALPSCIIFKGKVHMEAWYENDKIPSDWRIEISPNGWTSNEIGLRWLQNHFIPYITGRSVGKYRLLVLDGHDSYLTPQFDQICVENDIIPICSYGGLIESKMRCGFNHIDKLDFLEVYSQAHAATFTDSNIYSAFRATGLVPLSPERVFSQLTVQLKTPTPPGSRPSSRGSSAPKTPYTVKQLKKIYA comes from the exons ATGAAGACTGTTTACGAGGcgttgagaagattgattaacgtaatcg GTGGAGCAGGAAGGCAGG CTCGTGTTTTTAATATACCCCGTACAACACTTCAAAGACGCCTATCGGGATATACATTTCGAACAGATACACGCGCAAATAGCCATAAAATGACTTCTAGTGAAGAGGAATCACTTAAAGAATGGATCCTATCACTAGATAAacgtggagcacctcctcggcctGCACAcgtacgagaaatggccaatatcctgCTTTCAAAGCGTGATACTACCTCCCCCTCTACTACTGTAGGGGAGAAATGGGTATACAACTTTACCAAGCGTACACCTGAGCTCAAAGCCTGCTTTGCACGTCGCTACAACTATCAGCGTGCTAAA GTAAATGAGGCTATTCAGAAGTACGGCATAGCTTCAagcgatatatataattttgaTGAGACGGGGTTTGCAATGGGCCTGATAGCTGCAGCCAAA ccagggaaccgggaatgggtcactGCCATAGAATGTATTAGTTCTAATGGATGGGCTCTACCTTCCTGTATCATTTTCAAAGGCAAGGTGCATATGGAGGCCTGGTACGAGAATGATAAGATTCCTTCTGATTGGAGGATTGAGATCAGTCCTAATGGCTGGACAAGTAATGAGATTGGCCTACGTTGGCTACAGAATCATTTTATACCTTATATTACCGGCCGATCTGTGGGAAAATATCGTTTACTTGTTCTAGATGGCCACGATAGTTATCTAACGCCTCAATTTGATCAGATCTGTGTAGAGAATGATATTATACCGATCT GCTCGTACGGAGGCCTGATTGAATCTAAGATGCGCTGCGGGTTTAATCATATTGATAAACTTGATTTTTTAGAGGTATATTCTCAGGCCCACGCAGCGACCTTTACCGATAGCAATATCTATAGTGCTTTTAGAGCTACTGGCCTAGTTCCTTTAAGCCCTGAGCGCGTTTTTTCTCAGCTGACAGTTCAGCTTAAGACCCCTACGCCTCCGGGTAGTAGACCTAGCAGCCGAGGCAGCTCAGCGCCTAAAACGCCTTATACAGTTAAGCAGTTAAAAAA AATCTACGCTTAA